GTAGAAAATTGGGAACAATTAGAGCAGGAAGGTTCACTCTTGACCGATATTAGTTTACAGCCGGATGATGAGATTATTGTAGCGGAAGAAATTAGGAATTTACAAAATGGATGTTTCTGGCAATGGTAAGAAAGCTGACATTAAATCAGCGTATTACTTTTTCCCTGGTGGATATGTACGGACTGCCAATTGAATATGTTGCAAAGCTATTAGATATCTCTACAGGGGCGGCAAAAGGTTTGCTCTATCGTGCAAGGATGAATATTGATTCTTTTTTTGGAGAACATTGCAGTATTATTTATGAAAAGAACCCTTGTTGTTGTAAGGCGTGGATAGAATTTTCAACTAGCCGTTCCAATCTGCAACATCAATCCCATAAGCTGCTGGAAAAATTAGATTATAAGCAAGCGGGCTATGTATATAATGAACATGTCAGAAAAAAAGTACAATATTTTTATCACCATATGCCTGAAAAAAAGCCCCCCACAGAATGGTATCAAAGCGTTTTAACAATTTTGGCGTCTGAAAATTAAAAAATTATCTTCCGGCCATATCTTTTGAATTATTATTTTGTCTTAATAATTGTAACCGGTAAAATTAGCAGATCAGAAAGGATGGATAGTAATGGATAAAGTTACAGACGGTTTTAAAATGTTTATGAAAGAAACAGACGGTATAGGCGAAGCATTTATGGGTGCGATTTTTAAAATGTCGGAAAAAAGCGCGCTTGATAAAAAGACTCACGAACTCGCCTATATTTCTGTGCTGGTATCGACAAAAATGTATGGCGGGCTACCATTTCATATTCAGCAGGCAAGGGAGCATGGCGCAAGCGTAGATGAGATAAGGAGCGCTATTCTTGTACCTTTGCCAATTATGGGTATTCAGGTTGCAGATGCATTGCCGTATTTAAGTGAACTTATCGATAAATAGTCATGGTACTAACGCTAGATAATGGGAATTTTTAAAAAGTCAAGTATCATTGACTATAGTCGACTCCGATTCATATTATGCTAAATGCAATAAGCACTCCACGTCCTACAATGATTCCATAGAGTGACTTGCTTATTTTCCCTTATTCATCCACATCCACCGTCACGCCGGACTTGAATTCCACGGTGAATTTGTCTTCGTAGACGGTGACTTTTTCGATGAGCCGCCGGACAAGCGGCTCATCATTCCGTCAGGGACTGCTCACTGAAACGCTCCCCTATCGGAGAAGCTCTCGTCCTGTGTTTTCAGGCCGGAATCATCAAAATCTAAAAGAATAAACGTGAGATACCATAAATTGTTACGAAGGAGTAATGTTGAAATGTGGAAATGCCCGAAGTGTGGTCGTGAGTTCAAAAACACGGAAAAAGACCACTTTTGCGTGAAACCGAACAGCATTGACGAATACATCGCCGCACAACCGGAAGATGTGCGACCCCTGCTACAAAGTATCCGGGAAACTATCCATGCCGCCGCGCCGAAAGCTATCGAGAAAATTTCGTGGCAGATGCCGACGTTCTGGCAGGGTGAAAACCTCATCCACTTTGCGGCGTTCAAAAAGCATATTGGGCTTTACCCCGGTGGTGAGGCCACGTCTGAGTTTGCGGAGCGCCTCACAGGATATAAGACCAGTAAAGGAACAATTCAGCTGCCGCTTGGCAAGCCTATCGATTATGAACTCATCGCCGATATCGTGCGATGGAGAATTAATCGGAAAACGAAAGGGAGTGGCTTATTATGACAAACGAGCGCGTTTACAAGATGGCATTTTCTAGCGTTTACCCATTGCTTGTGCAGAAGGCGGAGCGCAAGGGGCGTACCAAAGCCGAGGTGGATGCTGTGATTTGTTGGCTGACAGGATACGACGATTCTGGGTTGCAAAAGCAGATTATGAATAATATCAATTACGAAACCTTCTTTAGCGAAGCCCCCCAGATAAACCCGAATGCCGCCAAAATTTCAGGCGTGATTTGCGGACATCGCGTCGAGGAAATCGAAGACACGCTCATGCAGAAAATCAGGTGGCTTGACAAACTGGTGGACGAATTGGCAAAAGGCAAGCCAATGGAGAAGATTTTGAGGAGTTGAGGTCGAATGGCTAATAAACCACGTAAAATGCTTGGCGACAAGAACGCACCATGTACTCTGTCGCTGCTTCAACTAATCGAAGCTCAGGATAAACCGACCGTCTGCAAATGGTGCTTGGACTACGCCGAAGCTCAGTTTCTCCCGATATTCGAGAGCCGCTGCCATGGTGACTGTCACCCTCGGAACGCCTTGAACGCCGCTCGTGACTACCTTGGCGGCAAGTTAAAGTTTGCCGAGGTGAAAAGTACCATCTGGTGCGACGGCGACTGTGAGACGAGCGGCGACCCTGTCGCACAAGCAGCGGAGCGAGCGGTTGGACAAGCAGCTTCCGTCGTTCGCTATCCCAGCAAGTGGCACGCTCTCGCGGTGTACTTCTACGGAGCAGCGGCGATTGCCTACGACCGCATTGGTCTGAACGAAAGAATGGAAGTCTATAACGCAATCGCCAAGGAAGTCTGCGCTGACATGACGACGGCTTTACAGGCAACAGCAAACAAGGGTGTGCAGTATAATCGTTAAAAAAAGCACACCCTAAAAAGCAAGGGGTGTGCATTCAATAGATAGTATATATATCGCCGGAGATGGCCTAATCGAGCCACCGTAGTATTGAAGGGTGTAAAAACAGGTGAAAAAAGGCGCTTTTAATGCTCTATTGAGTCGAGATACGGGAACTTACCACAGTTTTTCATTCCGTGGGAACAAGTCCATAGTGGCAGATTCCGTTCGCGAGAGAACAGGATTGATGCCAGACTTTTGCTATAGGACAGAATAGATGTTTTGAAAAGGTCACCGTTTATGAGGACAAGTTCACCGTGGAGTTAAAATCGGGCGTGACGTTGATGTGCTCGGAGAAAAAAGTGGAACCGAAAGTTATTACTTATAGCAATATGCACTTACTGAAATCTGGCAGATCTAAGTTTAGACGGCGTGCAGCCATAAGCCTCTTTAAACATGCGGTTGAAGACCTTATAATTAGTAAATCCATGTCGCTGTTGAATGGTCGTGATACTCGCGGTAGTATTTATTATGTCGAAGTGAATATGGGAAAGCCTCACCAGGTTGACATATTCCATAAAAGTAAAGCCGGTGTATTTTTTGAACGATCGGCAGAAATATTCCGGATTTAACGCCACTAAAGAGGCCATTTCTTTTAGATTAAGAGGCTCACTGTAATTTTGTTCCACATAATTGATGACTTCTTTTAGCCGCGATAAATGTTTTGCGGTTTTATTTTTTTCTTCACAATTTTGACGGATGGCATAATTGCTATAGAGCGCATGAAGAAAGAGATGGAGGTTACTGCTAAAAAGGAATTGATATCCGTCTTCCCGCCGTTCGTAAAGCATTCGCATAGCAAGCAGGTGGTGAATCATCTTTTGAAATGCGGGATCTTTACAAAGCTCGTTATGAGGAAATATCTCTCTGAATCTTATGGTGTTGTATTCTGAAATATAATGGCTAAGGAATTCATAGGGAACTTGGAGCAACAGGACTTCGACTTTTTCGGTATTTCGGGTCAAATGTATATCACCCGAATTCACTACAAATAAATCATTCTTATTAAGCGTGTATTTTTCATCATTACGGAAAACATGCAAAGTGCCTTGGAAGACATAGAGAATTTCCAGATGATTATGCCAATGACTGGGAACCAGTTTGTTGCAAGTTCGATAAATATCAAAATAAACAGCAAGTCCCGCTTTGGGAGTAATAATTTCATGGGTGATCATATTCTATTAAAAACCTCTCATATTAAGCATTTGTGGGAAAAGATCATATATATAAAAAGTATCATATTCTTAAAATAAAGTCAATATTGACATAATTACAAGTCAGAAAGATTATTGTTTTCCATTTTTGCATGTAATAAGATAATATAGAATGCAAGTGAATTTATTACTAGGGGGATTTATCATGAACAGATGGCAAAGAGTACGTTTTCAACCGAATTTGCCTTTGGGAGGGAATGGCGAAAGGGTCACAGCATCTAAAACACATAGGGAACTTTCAAAGAATGCAGCTAAAGAAGGAATGGTTCTTCTGAAAAATAACCAGAATGTTCTTCCGTTGAGCAAAGGCACTAAAGTTGCCTTGTTCGGGAAAGGCAGTTTTGACTATGTTAAAGGCGGCGGCGGAAGCGGTGATGTAACCGTTGAGTATATTTTGAGCCTTTATGACGGAATGAAGAGCTGTAAGGAACATGTATGTGTTTTTAAAGAGTTATCAGACTTTTATCGTGAAAATGTTAAGAGCCAGTACGAAAACTCAGCTATGCCGGGAATGACAGTTGAGCCTGCCGTTCCGGAAGAACTGTTAAATATGGCTAGAACATTTACAGATACAGCAATTATATCTATCTGCCGTTTTTCCGGAGAGGGATGGGACAGAAAAAGCATTGCAGACACAAAAAATAAAGACCTGCTTCTGAGTGAACGAGCTCTCGCAAAGAAATCAGCAGAAATCTTTGAAAACGGAGACTTTTACCTGACAAATGCAGAGAAAGCAATGGTAAATGAGGTCAAAACGCGTTTTGAAAAGGTAATTGTCGTGATGAATGTCGGCGGTATGGTTGATACCGGCTGGTTTGCTCATGACGACTCAATTCAATCGGTTTTAATGGCATGGCAGGGCGGCATGGAAGGAGGACTGGCGATTGCAGAGCTTCTTTGCGGCCTTGACAATCCTTCGGGTAAGTTGTCAGATACTTTGGCAAATCGATTGGAAGACTACCCATCAACCTCAAATTTCCATAAATCTGAAGACTATGTCGATTATGCCGATGATATATATGTGGGATACCGTTATTTTGAAACTATTCCGGAAGCGGCAGATAAAGTGAATTATCCCTTTGGATTTGGGTTATCGTATACCAACTTTAAATGGGCTGCGGTATCTGCGGCAGAGCAAAACGGCATAATCAAAGTTCAGGTTAAAGTAACGAATACAGGCTGTTTTGATGGCAAAGAAGTTATTCAAATCTATGTAGGAGCACCGCAAGGGCTTCTTGGAAAACCGGCCAAAAGTTTAGTGGCTTTCCAGAAGACCCGCTTACTGAAGACTGGCGAAACTCAGCTGTTGAACCTTGAATTTTCAGTTGACAAGATGGCTTCTTATGATGATTTGGGCAAAGTGCAAAAATCCGCTTATGTATTAGAGGCCGGAAATTACGTATTTTATGTTGGAACTTCAGTCCGCGATGTTGAGCAGCTGGACTTTGTTTATGCAGTGTCACAAAACAGAATTGTTGAACAGCTTAGTGAAAAAATAGCGCCGACATCCTTAAAAGAAAGAATGTTGGCTGATGGAAGTTTTGAAGCACTTCCATTAAAAGAAGCAAATGATCCCGACGCTTGCGGGCTTGAAAAATTGACAATGGAAATGACAGCAAGCGTTGCTCCGGCAGTACGGGCAATAGAGAGACATAAAAAAGCAGAATTTAAGGATGGAATCCATACCTTGAGTGAAGTGGCTGAGGGCAAGTTAACAGTAGATGAATTTCTTGCCCAAATGACTGATGAAGAAGTGGCGCATTTATTAGGCGGACAACCGAATACCGGAGTTGCTAACACGTTTGGATATGGCAATATGCCGGAATATGGCATTCCAAATGTTATGACAGCTGATGGACCTGCCGGACTTAGAATTTCACGTCAATGTGGTGTCAATACGACAGCTTGGCCATGTGCAACGCTGCTCGCTTGCACATGGAATAAAGATATAGCCTATGCTGTTGGAGAAGCCGGCGCTAAGGAAGTAAAGGAAAATAACATTGCTGTATGGTTAACACCTGGAGTTAATATTCACAGAAGCCCATTGTGCGGACGCAACTTTGAATACTATTCCGAAGATCCTTTCTTGGCAGGAAATATGGCTGTCGCCATGGTAAACGGAATTCAATCCCAGCATATTGCGGCCACTGTTAAGCATTTTGCCCTAAATAACAAAGAAACCAACAGAAAGAACAGTGACTCGAGAGTATCGGAAAGAGCCGCCAGAGAGATTTATTTAAAGGCTTTTGAGATTGTAGCGAAAGAAGCGAAGCCATGGTGCGTTATGTCTTCATACAATATTATCAATGGTCATCGTGCATCGGAAAACCGTGAGCTATTAGAAGATATATTAAGAGGCGAATGGGGATGGAAAGGCATGGTGACCACCGATTGGTGGACACGTGGAGAGCATTATAAAGAAACTAAAGCGGGAAATGACGTTAAGATGGCGTCTGGTTATCCGGAGCGTCTATTAGAAGCTAAAGCATTAGGCCTTATTTCCCGGGAAGAGATGGACATTTGCGCGAAGAGAATCCTTGAACTGATTTTGAAATTGGATTAATAATAAAAAGTAAAAAAGTCGATGAAGATAGCTATCTAAAAACTTCATCGATTTTTTTAGCTTTTGTGAATACTAAAAATGTGGTACTATCTAGAAGAACTGCCGTTTAAGTAAGACTTTCGGTTTTTTGTTGTCAAACAGGTTAAAATATAGGTAAAATACATGAATCTGGAGGGGTTTACTATGGAAAAGCAGTCTGCGACTGGCACAAAATCTCCATCCCAACTAATCGACGAGAAAATTGCGGAACTGGGTGATTGGCGTGGACAGACGCTCTCGAAGGTACGCAATCTGATCAGGCAGGTTGACCGGGAGATTGTTGAGGAGTGGAAGTGGAGGGGAACCCCTGTTTGGTCTCACGATGGGATGATATGCACCGGGGAGACTTATAAGAATGTCGTGAAGATAACATTTGCCAAGGGTGCATCGCTAAATGATTCTTCAAAGCTTTTTAATTCAAGTTTGGAAGGAAATGCAAGAAGAGCCATCGACTTTAGCGAGGGAGACGCGGTGGACGAGGTGGCGTTTAAACAGCTGATATGCGATGCCATAGCCTTAAACAAGTCTAGCCTTAAGACTTCCCGTAAGGTGTGAGCTTTTTTAGTCAACAAATAATAGATGTATGATAGAGTGCATACGGGAATGCTTTCGTAATTCTTATAGAGTGTTCAGCGGGTGTTTTTAAAAGATGCACAATGTGGATTAGTAGAGTCTAAGGAGAAATATTTATCATGAACAGTAAGGTTTATGAATTTGAGGCAGAAATTAAGAAAGTGCCTGATATTGACGGAGCATATATAGAAATACCTTTTGACGTTAAGGCGGAATTCGGAAAAGGCAGAGTTCCTGTCAGCGCAACTTTTGATGGGGAACAATACGAAGGAAGCCTCGTAAAAATGAAAACGCCGTGTCATATTATAGGGATTAGAAAAGAGATAAGAGCAAAAATTGGCAAGCAGCCCGGCGATAAGATCAAAGTAACAATTCAAGAAAGAACAGCCGGAAAGTAGGAGTTTTATATACTGGGGTAAAGGATGAAGTAAGAATGAAAATCCGTGAAAATTATACTTGCCCGCTAGAAATTGTACATGATTTTGTTAGAGGGAAATGGAAGACAATTTTGATATTTCAGCTTAGACATGGGAAGCAAACATTTTCAGAATTAAAGCATGGGATTGATGGCATTTCAGAAAAAATGCTGCTTCAGCAATTAAAAGAATTGCAAGAGTTTGGAATTATAAACAAAACAAGTTATAACGGATTTCCTCTTCACGTAGAGTATTTTCTAACGGAAAGAGGAGATCAATTATTAGAAGCTGTTCGTATCATGCAGGATGTTGGTGTATCTTATATGTTGGAACATGGACAGAGAGAGCTTCTTGAACAAAAAGGAATTGCCTGTCCGAACCCCGTACCTACCAAAAAGTAAGTAATTTACTTTTTATTTTACCAGCCTTATACTCTCATTAAAGCGCTAAATGACTATGAGATAAGGGGGTGGTTTAAGTGAAAATCGGTTTGATTTTGGTAGATATTCAAAATGATTATTTTAAGGGCGGAAAGTATGAATTGGTTAAGCCAGAGCAAGCGGCATCACAGGCCAACAAAATCCTGAACTTTTTTCGGGAACATGGATTGCCGATATATCATATTCGTCATATAAGCACAAATCCCGGTGCCAGTTTTTTTACACCGGATACCGCTGGAGCTGATTTTTATAGAAAATGTATCCCGTTTGATGGCGAAGAAATCATAATCAAGCATAGACCAGACAGTTTCTTGGGCACAAATTTAAAAGAAAAGCTAGAGGAAAAAGGTGTTGAACAGTTGGTTGTCTGTGGCATGATGACCCATATGTGTGTGGATACAACGGTCAGAACTGCCAGCAGTTACGGATACTCTGTCACGCTAATAGAAGATGCTTGCGCAACAAGAGATTTGAAATGGGGAGAAACCGCAGTTTCAGCGGAACAAGTTCAAAGTGCATTCATGGCAGCTCTTAACGGAACTTTTGCCAAGGTAATGAAGGCGGATATGTGGATTAAGGAGAATGAGTAAAAATCAAGTCAATAAAATATTCGTATGTAAACTCAAACTGAGCTTTTGCAATTAAACAAAGGGCTAGGATGCGAAATCCTAACCCTTTATCAATTTTATAGCTTTTATATATTATGTAAGCTTGCTATTTTTCGACTTTGACCTTTCCTTTGTTTAATGATGCTATCATTGCAACAAAAGCGACAATAACTGATGCAATGAAAGTAATGTGCAATGCGTGTGTGAAAGCGCTATTTTTTAGCACCGTGCCAGACTGCCCTTGCACTGCAAGTGTTTTTGCGGCTTTATTCTGATAAAAAGAAAAAAGTGCTCCAGATAATGCCACTCCAATTGCCATACCTATATTTCTCATAGTTGCAAGAGTTCCCGATGCAGTGCCACGATTTTCAGGCGGAACATTTCCCATAATTGCGCTGTTATTCGGCGTCTGAAACATGCCGAATCCTATGCCGGTAATAACCATGGAGACTACTGTATAGGCAATTGATGTATTGATGTTTAAAAAACTCAGCATAAAGAGTCCGCATGCCATTATTAGGTCACCGCAAGAACTTATATACCTGCTGTCAAAACGGTCTGAAATATAACCGCTTATTGGGGCTATGCACATAGTAGCAAGGGGCATTGGCAGATAAAGCATTCCGCTTAGAAGTGCCGAGTATCCGCGAAGGTTTTCAAGGTAAAATGGTGCCAAAAAGACCATTATGAATTGAGCCATATAGGTAAATAGTGCGGCAACATTGCTAAAGCTAAATACTCGGTTTTTGAAAAGACTGATGTTCAGCATAGGATAAGAGCATTTTTTTTCATAATAGATAAAAAATACTATAATTAAAACACCTGCTGCGAGCAACGAAACAAATAATGCGGTAGGAATGTTATAATCTCCCGATATGCTGAGCGGCAGCAGAATAACAAATAATGCAATAAAGATCAGAAAACTGCCGGCTACATCAAATGGAACATATGCCCTATTCATATCCTTGGGTATATTTTTTCTAACCATAAAAATGCCTAAAAGTCCGATCGGAATATTTATAAAAAATATACTTTGCCAGCCGAAGAAAGTTGACAGCGTACCGCCGATAACAGGCCCAATGCAGAGACCTAACGCAACTGCAATTGCTGTTATACTTAAAGCCTTTCCCCTACTTGTTGGCGGAACTGATTCTGTAATTATAGCAGGCCCGGTTGAAAACAACATACCTGCTCCGAGTGCTTGTATGACTCTGCATACTATTAGCATTTCAATATTAAATGACAATCCGCAAAGCAATGAACCTGCTAAGAATATAATAAACCCAGTCGAATAAACCTTTTTATGACCGTAAAGATCGGACAAACGCCCATATGTAAGCATTAGACTGCTTACAATAAGCAGGTATGCTGTTACAATCCACTCAACCATGGAAAGCGAAATTCCAAAATCACTTTTGATTAATGGCATTGCAAGATTGACAATACTTGAATCAAGAGACGACATAAATGTTCCAATGCCAACAGAAAAAACAATTGCCAAAGTTTTTTTATTTTTCATATTACACCTCAATATCAAATGCGAGCATAAACTCATATTTGATATGATAGACTAATGATTAAAATTTGTCAACATAAATGTGAGTATTTACTTCGATTTATTGACAATCTATGATAATAATCATAAAATAGGCTCAGGAGCTGATATATATGATATCTAATGAGTCTCAAAAATCAATAAGGAATGCGAAAACTAGAAATCCTAGACAGCTGCGCAGTATTAACACTAAGGAAAAAATTCTTGATTCCGCGTTTTCGTTGTTTTGTGAAAAAGGATACTATAAAACGACTACCAATGAAATCGCGCAAAGAGCGCAGGTGTCGATCGGCAGTCTTTATTCTTATTTTGAAGATAAGGATACTATTTTTTTTGAAATATTGGATCGTTATCATAAAAAGTTCGAAATTGCAAAAAATGAAATTGTAAATGACCAGGATTTTTTTAAGACAAACAGCAGATTATGGTTAAGGGCATTGATCGAAAATCTTATCAAAGTTCATGAAGAATCTAAAGAACTCAACAGGGAATTAAATGTACTCTCTTACTATAACCCTAAAATTGCGGAAATTCTTGAAAAGAATAAAGAAAAGACCATGCAAAACACTATAGGATATTTTTTTGAAATGAAAGAAGGCTTAATAACAGAAGATATTCAGGCTGCAGCTACGGTAACCTTTGATTTGATTTCAGCAACTATTGATAGAATCGTATTTGGCAGAAATGAAATCGATAGGAGCAGACTTATTGAAGCAACCATAGATATTATATTAAAAAGCTGTATAGCCTAGTTAGCAATTGGAGTATCATAAGAATAAATCATCATAAAATAATTATATGAAAAAGAATTATTTAGTACATTTAAGCTTTAAAGCCGGACTTGTAATTAAAGGTATTGACGGGTTGTTAGAAATTATAGGTGGAACATTACTTTTGTTTTTTAAACCTTACAGACTTAGCAAGCTTGTATATACACTTACATTACATGAATTGTCTGAAGATCCTAAAGACAAACTTGCAAATTTATTGGTAACTCTAAGTCACAGTCTCTCGATAAGCACTATGTCTTTCACTGTATTTTATTTAGTTTCACATGGTATAGTCAAGTGTGTTCTTATAATTTTACTTTTATGGAAGAAGCCTTGGGCGTATCCTCTTGCGATTGTTTCGTTGATCTTATTTATTGTTTACCAGATCTACCGCTATACATTTAGCCATTCTTTATTTCTTTTAATATTAAC
The Bacillota bacterium DNA segment above includes these coding regions:
- a CDS encoding sigma-70 region 4 domain-containing protein, whose amino-acid sequence is MVRKLTLNQRITFSLVDMYGLPIEYVAKLLDISTGAAKGLLYRARMNIDSFFGEHCSIIYEKNPCCCKAWIEFSTSRSNLQHQSHKLLEKLDYKQAGYVYNEHVRKKVQYFYHHMPEKKPPTEWYQSVLTILASEN
- a CDS encoding carboxymuconolactone decarboxylase family protein; the protein is MDKVTDGFKMFMKETDGIGEAFMGAIFKMSEKSALDKKTHELAYISVLVSTKMYGGLPFHIQQAREHGASVDEIRSAILVPLPIMGIQVADALPYLSELIDK
- a CDS encoding DUF1801 domain-containing protein: MWKCPKCGREFKNTEKDHFCVKPNSIDEYIAAQPEDVRPLLQSIRETIHAAAPKAIEKISWQMPTFWQGENLIHFAAFKKHIGLYPGGEATSEFAERLTGYKTSKGTIQLPLGKPIDYELIADIVRWRINRKTKGSGLL
- a CDS encoding DUF2200 domain-containing protein, which translates into the protein MTNERVYKMAFSSVYPLLVQKAERKGRTKAEVDAVICWLTGYDDSGLQKQIMNNINYETFFSEAPQINPNAAKISGVICGHRVEEIEDTLMQKIRWLDKLVDELAKGKPMEKILRS
- a CDS encoding AraC family transcriptional regulator, with amino-acid sequence MITHEIITPKAGLAVYFDIYRTCNKLVPSHWHNHLEILYVFQGTLHVFRNDEKYTLNKNDLFVVNSGDIHLTRNTEKVEVLLLQVPYEFLSHYISEYNTIRFREIFPHNELCKDPAFQKMIHHLLAMRMLYERREDGYQFLFSSNLHLFLHALYSNYAIRQNCEEKNKTAKHLSRLKEVINYVEQNYSEPLNLKEMASLVALNPEYFCRSFKKYTGFTFMEYVNLVRLSHIHFDIINTTASITTIQQRHGFTNYKVFNRMFKEAYGCTPSKLRSARFQ
- a CDS encoding glycoside hydrolase family 3 C-terminal domain-containing protein, with amino-acid sequence MNRWQRVRFQPNLPLGGNGERVTASKTHRELSKNAAKEGMVLLKNNQNVLPLSKGTKVALFGKGSFDYVKGGGGSGDVTVEYILSLYDGMKSCKEHVCVFKELSDFYRENVKSQYENSAMPGMTVEPAVPEELLNMARTFTDTAIISICRFSGEGWDRKSIADTKNKDLLLSERALAKKSAEIFENGDFYLTNAEKAMVNEVKTRFEKVIVVMNVGGMVDTGWFAHDDSIQSVLMAWQGGMEGGLAIAELLCGLDNPSGKLSDTLANRLEDYPSTSNFHKSEDYVDYADDIYVGYRYFETIPEAADKVNYPFGFGLSYTNFKWAAVSAAEQNGIIKVQVKVTNTGCFDGKEVIQIYVGAPQGLLGKPAKSLVAFQKTRLLKTGETQLLNLEFSVDKMASYDDLGKVQKSAYVLEAGNYVFYVGTSVRDVEQLDFVYAVSQNRIVEQLSEKIAPTSLKERMLADGSFEALPLKEANDPDACGLEKLTMEMTASVAPAVRAIERHKKAEFKDGIHTLSEVAEGKLTVDEFLAQMTDEEVAHLLGGQPNTGVANTFGYGNMPEYGIPNVMTADGPAGLRISRQCGVNTTAWPCATLLACTWNKDIAYAVGEAGAKEVKENNIAVWLTPGVNIHRSPLCGRNFEYYSEDPFLAGNMAVAMVNGIQSQHIAATVKHFALNNKETNRKNSDSRVSERAAREIYLKAFEIVAKEAKPWCVMSSYNIINGHRASENRELLEDILRGEWGWKGMVTTDWWTRGEHYKETKAGNDVKMASGYPERLLEAKALGLISREEMDICAKRILELILKLD
- a CDS encoding DUF1801 domain-containing protein, whose amino-acid sequence is MEKQSATGTKSPSQLIDEKIAELGDWRGQTLSKVRNLIRQVDREIVEEWKWRGTPVWSHDGMICTGETYKNVVKITFAKGASLNDSSKLFNSSLEGNARRAIDFSEGDAVDEVAFKQLICDAIALNKSSLKTSRKV
- a CDS encoding DUF1905 domain-containing protein, which encodes MNSKVYEFEAEIKKVPDIDGAYIEIPFDVKAEFGKGRVPVSATFDGEQYEGSLVKMKTPCHIIGIRKEIRAKIGKQPGDKIKVTIQERTAGK
- a CDS encoding helix-turn-helix domain-containing protein, which translates into the protein MKIRENYTCPLEIVHDFVRGKWKTILIFQLRHGKQTFSELKHGIDGISEKMLLQQLKELQEFGIINKTSYNGFPLHVEYFLTERGDQLLEAVRIMQDVGVSYMLEHGQRELLEQKGIACPNPVPTKK
- a CDS encoding cysteine hydrolase family protein, producing MKIGLILVDIQNDYFKGGKYELVKPEQAASQANKILNFFREHGLPIYHIRHISTNPGASFFTPDTAGADFYRKCIPFDGEEIIIKHRPDSFLGTNLKEKLEEKGVEQLVVCGMMTHMCVDTTVRTASSYGYSVTLIEDACATRDLKWGETAVSAEQVQSAFMAALNGTFAKVMKADMWIKENE
- a CDS encoding MFS transporter, whose protein sequence is MKNKKTLAIVFSVGIGTFMSSLDSSIVNLAMPLIKSDFGISLSMVEWIVTAYLLIVSSLMLTYGRLSDLYGHKKVYSTGFIIFLAGSLLCGLSFNIEMLIVCRVIQALGAGMLFSTGPAIITESVPPTSRGKALSITAIAVALGLCIGPVIGGTLSTFFGWQSIFFINIPIGLLGIFMVRKNIPKDMNRAYVPFDVAGSFLIFIALFVILLPLSISGDYNIPTALFVSLLAAGVLIIVFFIYYEKKCSYPMLNISLFKNRVFSFSNVAALFTYMAQFIMVFLAPFYLENLRGYSALLSGMLYLPMPLATMCIAPISGYISDRFDSRYISSCGDLIMACGLFMLSFLNINTSIAYTVVSMVITGIGFGMFQTPNNSAIMGNVPPENRGTASGTLATMRNIGMAIGVALSGALFSFYQNKAAKTLAVQGQSGTVLKNSAFTHALHITFIASVIVAFVAMIASLNKGKVKVEK
- a CDS encoding TetR/AcrR family transcriptional regulator, whose amino-acid sequence is MISNESQKSIRNAKTRNPRQLRSINTKEKILDSAFSLFCEKGYYKTTTNEIAQRAQVSIGSLYSYFEDKDTIFFEILDRYHKKFEIAKNEIVNDQDFFKTNSRLWLRALIENLIKVHEESKELNRELNVLSYYNPKIAEILEKNKEKTMQNTIGYFFEMKEGLITEDIQAAATVTFDLISATIDRIVFGRNEIDRSRLIEATIDIILKSCIA
- a CDS encoding DUF2127 domain-containing protein is translated as MKKNYLVHLSFKAGLVIKGIDGLLEIIGGTLLLFFKPYRLSKLVYTLTLHELSEDPKDKLANLLVTLSHSLSISTMSFTVFYLVSHGIVKCVLIILLLWKKPWAYPLAIVSLILFIVYQIYRYTFSHSLFLLILTFLDIAMTWLTYLEYKNIKYIKE